Proteins co-encoded in one Archangium lipolyticum genomic window:
- a CDS encoding serine hydrolase domain-containing protein, whose amino-acid sequence MRIRALPLLLLTSCTAAQSTVAPASPPPVSQAASPAPTGRKLDAATPMRTASSTPFTVSAGWYVTEQDGRLLLEDPERQLRLTLLEVPGPSAERAIDAAWKQTRPGFTLPVKHAVHPPAQDGWDEIFQNTYEPSSQEARVVVGLARRKGDTNYVVLLEGAAAAMDRRRAQAAQIFLGFKSARLAEESFAGKAPLPLTAERLQSFESFIEQARQTMKIPGVAVAVVQGNRVLLEKGFGTRELGKPEPVTPETLFLIGSTSKSLTTLMMARLVDEGLFGWDTPATRLLPDFSLADAEVTKKLTLRNTVCACTGMPRQDMEMVFEYAGVTGEQRIAEMRRMKPTTGIGETFQYSNPMVTAGGYMAAHAAEPRLPLGQAYDRVMQTRVFDALGMKSTTFDFARAAKQDHASPHGMTLALGYTPLPLSQDEIIVPVRPAGGAWSNLRDMERYLMVELSRGLTPEGQRLVSEANMLARREPQVKITDTMSYGLGLMVDDDHGAHVIHHGGNTLGFSSDMFFLPEANVGVVLLTNVQGDGPFRDAVRRRFLELLFDGRDEARAQLDFALKNRREQYEKELAPVRAKPDLAWVKTLAGTWHNADLGRVTLRVEGSGAVLDAGEWRSTLGEKQEKDGTRTLVLLDPPMAGTELQSRKEAERTTLVLELPQLRYVFEKQAAQASGNP is encoded by the coding sequence ATGCGCATCCGCGCCCTGCCCCTGCTCCTGCTCACCTCGTGTACCGCGGCCCAGAGCACCGTCGCTCCGGCCTCCCCACCCCCGGTGTCCCAGGCCGCCTCCCCCGCCCCCACCGGCCGGAAGCTGGACGCGGCCACGCCCATGAGGACAGCCTCGAGCACGCCCTTCACCGTGTCCGCCGGGTGGTACGTCACCGAGCAGGACGGGCGCCTGCTGCTCGAGGACCCCGAGCGGCAGCTCCGCCTCACCCTGCTGGAGGTGCCAGGACCCTCTGCCGAGCGCGCCATCGACGCCGCCTGGAAGCAGACCCGGCCCGGCTTCACCCTCCCCGTGAAGCACGCGGTCCACCCGCCCGCGCAGGACGGATGGGACGAGATCTTCCAGAACACCTACGAGCCCTCGTCGCAGGAGGCGCGCGTGGTCGTCGGCCTCGCCCGGCGCAAGGGTGACACCAACTACGTCGTCCTCCTGGAGGGCGCCGCGGCCGCCATGGATCGCCGGAGGGCCCAGGCCGCGCAAATCTTCCTCGGCTTCAAGTCGGCCCGGCTCGCCGAGGAGTCCTTCGCCGGCAAGGCCCCGCTGCCGCTGACCGCCGAGCGCCTCCAGTCCTTCGAGTCCTTCATCGAGCAGGCCCGCCAGACGATGAAGATTCCGGGCGTGGCCGTCGCCGTCGTCCAGGGCAACCGGGTCCTCCTCGAGAAGGGCTTCGGGACGCGGGAGCTCGGCAAGCCGGAGCCGGTGACGCCGGAGACGCTCTTCCTCATCGGCTCCACGAGCAAGTCGCTCACCACGCTGATGATGGCGCGGCTGGTGGACGAGGGCCTCTTCGGCTGGGACACCCCCGCCACCCGGCTCCTGCCCGACTTCTCGCTCGCCGACGCCGAGGTGACGAAGAAGCTCACCCTGCGTAACACCGTGTGCGCCTGCACCGGCATGCCGCGCCAGGACATGGAGATGGTCTTCGAGTACGCGGGAGTCACCGGCGAGCAGCGCATCGCCGAGATGCGGCGGATGAAGCCCACCACGGGCATCGGCGAGACCTTCCAGTACAGCAACCCCATGGTGACGGCCGGTGGCTACATGGCCGCGCACGCCGCCGAGCCCAGGCTCCCGCTCGGCCAGGCGTACGACCGCGTGATGCAGACGCGCGTCTTCGATGCCCTGGGCATGAAGTCCACCACCTTCGACTTCGCCCGCGCGGCGAAGCAGGACCACGCCTCGCCGCATGGGATGACCCTCGCGCTCGGCTACACCCCCCTGCCCCTGTCCCAGGATGAGATCATCGTCCCGGTCCGTCCCGCCGGCGGCGCCTGGTCCAACCTCCGGGACATGGAGCGCTACCTGATGGTCGAGCTCTCCAGGGGCCTCACGCCCGAGGGCCAGCGGCTCGTCTCCGAGGCCAACATGCTCGCGCGCCGCGAGCCGCAGGTGAAGATCACCGATACCATGAGCTACGGGCTGGGACTCATGGTGGACGACGACCACGGCGCCCACGTCATCCACCATGGAGGCAACACACTGGGCTTCAGCTCGGACATGTTCTTCCTGCCCGAGGCCAACGTGGGCGTCGTCCTGCTCACCAACGTCCAGGGGGATGGCCCCTTCCGCGACGCCGTCCGCCGCAGGTTCCTGGAGCTGCTCTTCGACGGCCGCGACGAGGCCCGCGCCCAGCTCGACTTCGCCCTGAAGAACCGGCGCGAGCAGTACGAGAAGGAGCTGGCCCCCGTCCGCGCGAAGCCCGACCTGGCCTGGGTGAAGACCCTGGCCGGCACCTGGCACAACGCGGACCTCGGACGCGTCACCCTGCGCGTCGAGGGCTCGGGCGCGGTGCTCGACGCGGGCGAGTGGCGCAGCACCCTGGGCGAGAAGCAGGAGAAGGACGGCACGCGCACGCTCGTCCTCTTGGATCCGCCGATGGCCGGCACCGAGCTCCAGTCCAGGAAGGAGGCGGAGCGCACCACGCTCGTGCTCGAGCTGCCGCAGCTGCGCTACGTCTTCGAGAAGCAGGCGGCGCAGGCCTCCGGCAACCCGTGA